The following coding sequences lie in one Gemmatimonadota bacterium genomic window:
- a CDS encoding methyltransferase domain-containing protein produces the protein MPSGTEEILNERTLSSSHRRLDELLRPGMRVLDVGCGTGAITRGIDEKNDSGVTVGLDIDIDLIRQAVDASPCGPGFVAADILHMPFYRTFDLVSAARVIQWHSAPRRAIASCVSAIAPGGRFLALDYNHEKIVWNPRPPTSMKAFYEAFLAWRSDAGMDNAIADNIAPALERLGLVDIRETAQHEYADSHDGDGKSRLGIWSAVAATRGFQLVQDGYLTESQRAAAEADYLEWIDSNAVSQTLYLLAVEGRVQR, from the coding sequence ATGCCATCCGGTACGGAAGAGATCCTGAATGAACGAACGCTTTCTTCCTCGCACCGGCGGCTTGACGAGCTGCTTCGACCCGGGATGCGTGTGCTGGACGTCGGGTGCGGAACCGGGGCGATTACGCGGGGCATTGACGAGAAAAACGATTCTGGCGTCACCGTAGGGCTTGATATCGACATAGACCTGATCCGCCAGGCCGTCGACGCAAGCCCTTGCGGCCCCGGTTTCGTCGCAGCCGATATACTCCATATGCCGTTCTATCGCACATTCGACCTGGTCAGTGCGGCCCGGGTGATCCAGTGGCATTCCGCTCCCAGGCGGGCGATCGCATCCTGTGTAAGTGCCATTGCACCGGGCGGCCGGTTTCTTGCGCTGGACTACAACCATGAGAAGATCGTGTGGAATCCGCGGCCACCCACGAGCATGAAGGCGTTTTATGAAGCGTTCCTGGCCTGGCGTTCCGATGCCGGCATGGATAACGCGATTGCCGACAATATCGCGCCTGCATTGGAGCGGCTGGGACTCGTTGACATCCGGGAAACCGCGCAGCATGAATACGCCGACAGCCATGACGGCGACGGTAAATCCCGGCTGGGTATCTGGTCGGCGGTTGCCGCGACCCGTGGGTTTCAATTGGTTCAGGACGGGTATTTGACCGAATCGCAGCGAGCGGCCGCGGAAGCAGACTACCTGGAGTGGATTGATTCCAACGCCGTTTCACAAACCCTCTACCTGCTGGCCGTCGAGGGCCGGGTACAGAGGTGA
- a CDS encoding Gfo/Idh/MocA family oxidoreductase: MNDIVRIGMIGAGHIAHSHAEAWRKETTLTAVASRRIESARSLAEQYDIPHVCRDANELLNRDDIDAVGIATPHHLHHPIALAALAAGKSVFCEKPLALNGSQAREMCAGAKAGSMKTGMQSGIRLFPALQLLARLLREGRAGKIHTFNAHWSFDWARDPRFPLTWRFKRTEAGTGALGDLGVYMIDAARWLVGEIRQVNAELATYIPRRPVLTSDRHFGELRRQHREGILDIPTETGPVENDDVCHLLLRFENGARGSIRASRLHQEHSIRIDCERTSYRWQMTGDRRLTERSTEAEYKPVEMPEPPGDRTIVTSFLNNIRQDEDEPPTFRDGLAAQLVIDAAVESNDAGRWVDVEC; the protein is encoded by the coding sequence ATGAATGACATCGTTCGTATCGGCATGATCGGCGCCGGGCACATTGCCCATTCCCATGCGGAGGCGTGGCGGAAAGAAACCACGCTGACCGCGGTTGCCAGCCGCCGTATCGAAAGCGCCCGGTCCCTTGCGGAACAGTATGACATTCCCCACGTGTGCCGGGACGCGAACGAGCTGCTTAATCGAGACGACATCGACGCCGTCGGTATCGCCACGCCCCATCACCTGCACCATCCCATTGCCCTCGCAGCCCTGGCGGCCGGGAAATCCGTGTTCTGCGAAAAGCCCCTTGCACTGAACGGGTCGCAGGCCCGGGAGATGTGCGCTGGCGCGAAGGCGGGCAGCATGAAAACGGGCATGCAGTCGGGCATCCGTCTTTTTCCGGCGCTCCAGCTCCTTGCACGCCTGCTGCGGGAGGGACGGGCCGGCAAGATTCATACTTTCAACGCCCATTGGTCCTTCGACTGGGCCAGGGATCCCCGCTTTCCGCTGACCTGGCGGTTCAAGCGGACCGAGGCCGGAACCGGGGCCCTGGGCGACCTCGGGGTATACATGATCGATGCGGCCCGCTGGCTGGTCGGCGAGATACGGCAGGTAAATGCGGAGTTGGCCACCTATATTCCGCGGCGTCCGGTGCTGACGTCAGATAGGCACTTCGGCGAACTGCGTCGGCAGCATCGAGAGGGTATATTGGATATTCCCACGGAGACCGGACCGGTGGAAAACGATGACGTTTGTCATTTGCTGCTGCGGTTCGAAAACGGCGCCCGTGGATCGATCCGAGCCAGCAGGCTCCACCAGGAACATTCCATACGGATAGATTGCGAACGGACCTCCTACCGCTGGCAGATGACGGGCGACCGGCGCCTCACGGAACGGTCCACGGAGGCGGAATACAAGCCCGTCGAGATGCCGGAACCGCCTGGTGACCGCACCATCGTGACGTCATTCCTTAACAATATCCGGCAGGACGAGGACGAACCGCCCACGTTCCGGGACGGCCTGGCGGCCCAGCTCGTTATCGATGCGGCGGTCGAGTCGAACGATGCGGGCCGGTGGGTCGATGTCGAATGCTGA